A window from Ignavibacteriota bacterium encodes these proteins:
- a CDS encoding acetylxylan esterase: MRGKIFFIIIIFIFSNSDAQVKEIFEPPVKLSAKEDHARIMKLLGMESIRRGPSGNPEDSNYANVDESKASPYTSLPDPLIFNNGEKVTSSEMWLKKRRSEIVEEFEREIYGRLPSNIPKVNWEVTKVENSFIENIPVIKKHLLGKVDNSIYPLLNVEIKATLVVPQKIKEPVPIMIHLAFDLSLFPNFDLSKLPPDFYKWQSQLLNNGWGFVELIPTSFQEDNGGGLTNGIIGLCNLGKPRKLDDWGTLQAWAWGASKVLDYLETDKIVDARKVGIEGLSRYGKAALVTIAFDTRFAIGFIGSSGAAGAKLHRRIFGEQIENIASEYEYHWMCGNYIKYAGQLTANDLPVDSHELIALCAPRPIFIGVGSPEVEGNWIDAKGMFLAAVHAAPVYKLLGKKDLGVSEYPAMGTKLISGDIGFHQHFGGHTNAPNWETFLEFAKKYIE; the protein is encoded by the coding sequence ATGAGGGGAAAGATTTTTTTTATTATAATCATTTTTATTTTTAGTAATAGTGATGCTCAAGTAAAAGAAATATTTGAACCACCAGTAAAATTATCTGCAAAAGAAGATCATGCAAGAATAATGAAACTACTTGGTATGGAATCAATTCGGCGCGGTCCGTCTGGAAATCCAGAAGATTCAAATTATGCAAATGTTGATGAATCTAAAGCTTCGCCGTACACTAGTTTACCGGATCCACTTATTTTCAACAACGGTGAGAAAGTAACTTCTTCAGAAATGTGGTTGAAAAAAAGACGAAGTGAAATTGTTGAAGAATTTGAAAGAGAAATTTACGGCCGACTGCCTTCAAACATTCCAAAAGTAAATTGGGAAGTAACTAAAGTAGAAAATAGTTTCATAGAAAATATTCCAGTTATTAAAAAGCACTTACTTGGTAAAGTTGATAATTCAATTTATCCTCTTTTAAATGTTGAAATAAAAGCAACACTTGTTGTTCCACAGAAAATTAAAGAGCCAGTTCCGATTATGATACATCTTGCATTTGATTTAAGTTTGTTTCCAAATTTTGATTTATCCAAACTCCCTCCCGATTTTTATAAATGGCAATCACAATTACTTAATAATGGATGGGGGTTTGTTGAATTAATTCCTACAAGTTTTCAAGAAGATAATGGCGGAGGTTTAACAAATGGGATTATCGGTTTGTGCAATTTAGGGAAACCCAGAAAATTAGATGATTGGGGAACTTTGCAGGCATGGGCTTGGGGCGCTAGTAAAGTATTGGATTATTTAGAAACAGATAAAATTGTTGATGCGAGAAAAGTTGGAATAGAAGGTCTATCAAGATATGGTAAAGCAGCATTGGTTACAATTGCATTTGATACACGTTTTGCAATAGGATTTATTGGTTCTTCTGGTGCTGCCGGAGCAAAATTACATCGTAGAATATTTGGCGAACAAATTGAAAATATTGCTTCTGAATATGAATATCATTGGATGTGTGGCAATTATATTAAATATGCCGGACAACTAACTGCTAATGATCTGCCAGTTGATTCTCATGAATTAATTGCGTTATGTGCACCTCGACCAATATTTATAGGTGTTGGTTCCCCGGAAGTTGAAGGAAATTGGATTGATGCAAAAGGAATGTTTCTTGCCGCAGTTCATGCTGCACCTGTATATAAACTTCTTGGGAAAAAAGATTTAGGAGTTTCTGAGTATCCGGCAATGGGTACAAAATTAATTAGTGGAGATATTGGTTTTCACCAACATTTTGGTGGACATACAAATGCTCCCAACTGGGAAACATTTTTAGAATTTGCTAAAAAATATATTGAGTAA
- a CDS encoding glycoside hydrolase family 43 protein — MKNILFITILFGVIYCSQPQVTKHFTNPILSGFYPDPSIERVGDDYYLITSTFSYFPGIPIFHSKDLVNWELIGHALENPNTFNTNGLGLSRGIFAPAINYHKGIFYITCTIVDGGGNFVVTSKNSQGPYSDPIYLPEINGIDPSLHFEDDGKAYILYNSDAPENKPLYSGHRTIRMYEFDIENLKVVGEEKILINGGTDLSKKPEWIEGPHIYKKYGYYYLMAAEGGTADNHSEVIFRSKNIWGPYESFKGNPILTQRTLDPKRKNPVTSTGHADMFETQNGEWWAIFLGIRPYEPFEKNYYNLARETFLTPVKWIEDPNSNGDMWPIINPDFTEVQFSYPYPNIDVDKKNNSIEYSGNFSRTYTFDENELHKNFIFLRTPLTKWFSLDEKKSYVALELREETCNGLGNPSFLGHRQHNNACVASTKLQFTPNSENEKAGLVIFTNENKHYFICKSLKENKEVIQLFKSVKTDDHNNGIMLIESREILDGNKSKDVIFRIDINGGDFSFSYSFDNENWNLLKDKVDGTYIRAHIPEDFVGSVFGLYATSLGKESNSKAYFDNFYYEGKDKIYIK; from the coding sequence ATGAAAAATATTTTATTTATTACAATCTTATTTGGAGTAATTTATTGTTCGCAACCTCAGGTTACTAAACATTTCACTAATCCAATACTTTCGGGATTTTACCCCGATCCAAGTATTGAACGAGTTGGTGACGATTATTATTTGATAACATCAACCTTTTCCTATTTCCCTGGAATTCCAATTTTTCATAGTAAGGATTTAGTTAATTGGGAATTGATTGGGCACGCACTTGAAAATCCTAATACATTTAATACAAACGGTTTGGGTTTATCTAGAGGAATTTTTGCGCCAGCAATTAATTACCATAAGGGAATATTTTATATAACTTGCACTATTGTTGATGGCGGTGGCAATTTTGTTGTTACTTCTAAAAATTCTCAGGGACCTTACTCCGATCCAATATATCTTCCCGAAATAAATGGTATTGATCCTTCTCTTCATTTTGAAGATGACGGTAAAGCATATATTCTTTACAATAGTGATGCACCAGAAAATAAACCATTGTATAGTGGTCACAGAACAATTAGAATGTACGAATTTGATATTGAAAATTTAAAAGTTGTTGGCGAAGAAAAAATATTAATAAATGGCGGCACTGATCTTAGTAAAAAACCTGAATGGATTGAAGGTCCGCACATTTATAAAAAATATGGATATTACTATTTAATGGCTGCAGAAGGCGGAACCGCAGATAATCATTCTGAAGTAATTTTTAGAAGTAAAAATATTTGGGGTCCGTATGAATCATTCAAGGGCAATCCAATATTAACTCAAAGAACTCTTGATCCAAAAAGAAAAAATCCGGTAACATCAACCGGACATGCAGATATGTTCGAAACACAAAATGGAGAGTGGTGGGCAATATTTTTAGGAATTCGTCCTTATGAACCTTTCGAAAAAAATTATTACAATCTTGCACGAGAAACATTTTTAACTCCAGTTAAATGGATTGAAGACCCAAATTCCAATGGAGATATGTGGCCAATTATAAATCCGGATTTTACAGAAGTTCAATTTTCATATCCGTATCCAAATATTGATGTTGATAAAAAAAATAATAGTATTGAATACAGTGGAAATTTTTCGAGAACTTATACTTTTGATGAAAATGAATTACACAAAAATTTTATTTTTCTCAGAACACCTTTAACAAAATGGTTTAGTTTGGATGAAAAGAAAAGTTATGTTGCTTTAGAATTGAGAGAAGAAACTTGCAACGGTTTAGGTAATCCAAGTTTCTTAGGACATCGCCAACATAATAACGCATGTGTGGCAAGCACAAAATTGCAATTTACCCCAAATTCAGAAAATGAAAAAGCCGGACTTGTAATTTTCACCAATGAAAACAAACATTATTTTATCTGTAAATCTTTAAAAGAAAATAAGGAAGTAATTCAATTATTTAAAAGTGTGAAAACGGACGATCATAATAATGGAATTATGTTGATTGAAAGTAGGGAAATTTTAGATGGAAATAAATCTAAGGATGTGATTTTCAGAATTGATATAAATGGTGGAGATTTTTCATTCTCATATTCTTTTGATAATGAAAATTGGAATTTGCTGAAAGATAAGGTTGATGGAACATATATCCGTGCACATATTCCGGAAGATTTTGTTGGTTCGGTATTTGGTTTGTATGCAACATCATTAGGGAAAGAAAGTAATAGCAAAGCATATTTTGATAATTTTTATTATGAAGGAAAAGACAAGATTTATATTAAATGA
- a CDS encoding PqqD family protein: MSEITELYPIQDCEFEIVENLVCVKLLIKNPSFIEKIFFRNQLGKPYKIDLDEIGSFIWQNCNGKNKVKDIITLAENEFKEKVAPANERVILFINQMNKNKLIKLYKKIVK; this comes from the coding sequence ATGTCTGAAATTACTGAACTTTATCCAATTCAAGATTGTGAATTTGAAATTGTAGAAAATTTGGTTTGTGTTAAATTGCTTATCAAAAATCCAAGTTTTATCGAAAAAATCTTTTTCAGAAATCAATTGGGAAAACCTTATAAAATTGATTTGGATGAAATTGGAAGTTTTATTTGGCAAAATTGTAATGGTAAAAACAAAGTTAAAGATATAATTACTTTAGCAGAAAATGAGTTTAAGGAAAAAGTTGCTCCCGCAAATGAAAGAGTAATTCTATTTATCAATCAAATGAATAAAAACAAATTGATAAAACTTTATAAAAAAATTGTAAAATGA
- a CDS encoding ester cyclase — translation MSLWDSPINLDSFDELHSENFIDLSSSGRPSDKNGFKLGIVKFLEAFPDIKTSADQILIDEGNSQIAVRWSSIGVNKLNYLGVGPTNRLTKITGIEIIEVENFKIVKRWGEWDISDHLKNKL, via the coding sequence ATTTCACTTTGGGATTCACCTATTAATTTAGATTCATTTGATGAATTACATTCTGAGAATTTTATTGATTTATCTTCATCTGGGAGACCTTCAGATAAAAATGGATTTAAATTAGGAATTGTAAAATTTCTGGAAGCTTTTCCGGATATAAAAACTTCTGCCGATCAAATTTTGATTGACGAAGGTAATTCGCAAATTGCTGTAAGATGGAGTTCTATTGGAGTAAATAAATTAAACTATTTGGGTGTTGGTCCAACAAATAGACTTACTAAAATTACTGGAATAGAAATAATAGAAGTAGAAAATTTTAAAATTGTAAAAAGATGGGGAGAATGGGATATTTCTGATCATTTGAAAAATAAATTATAA
- a CDS encoding UvrD-helicase domain-containing protein, which yields MKILNELNQQQREAVEFNNAPNMIVAGAGSGKTRVLTYKIAYLLENGYESSSILALTFTNKAAKEMKERIVHLIGLKANEIWMGTFHSIFAKILRTEASKIGYEPNFSIYDREDSVSLVSNCLQALNISLDSLSASSVQHKISFLKNQMISAEEYSKQIASNLIEKKIGEVYTEYNKRLKQNNSMDFDDLLLKPIELFNVNQIILAKYRSQFKYILVDEYQDTNKAQYELLKLLTTGKIKICVVGDDAQSIYGWRGADINNMLNFEKDFPKAKTFRLEQNYRSTGKILRAADSIIKNNLNQIKKTLWTKNNDGEDLTIIRSTDEKDEAFLIAKQIKKEVTARKISLNDIAILYRINSQSRALEEALRREKVPYKIIGGVEFYRRKEVKDLVGYLRILANQEDEESLLRIMNFPQRGIGNTSISKMIDFARKLNISLFTTMSRVFEVIEVKERIQKNVKQFKLLLDKYIKLKNQLSLLELTSALVDELGILKVYKEENTQESLQRYDNIQELLSGIAEFSKSHPEATIDDFLAEVSLITGLDQYADEHNSITLMTIHSSKGLEFPVVFITGCEEDIFPLNPKFDNDSKIEEERRLFYVALTRAQTKVFISYARSRYRFGEVAYQSKSRFLDELDPDTLDEDNKGTTRKGGRRRKAFYDEMYQEDFDDYNQERRSFRVGSRISHELFGNGKVLKISGAGDMTKVTIAFEEKGTKTLLLKFANIHLAS from the coding sequence GTGAAAATTCTTAACGAACTTAATCAACAACAAAGAGAAGCTGTAGAATTTAATAATGCTCCCAATATGATTGTTGCCGGAGCTGGTTCGGGCAAAACAAGAGTATTAACTTATAAAATTGCATATTTGTTAGAAAACGGTTACGAATCATCATCAATTCTTGCGCTTACTTTTACTAACAAAGCAGCAAAAGAAATGAAAGAAAGAATTGTTCACCTTATTGGTTTAAAAGCTAATGAAATTTGGATGGGAACTTTTCATTCAATATTTGCAAAAATTTTACGTACCGAAGCTTCAAAAATTGGTTACGAACCTAACTTTTCAATCTATGATCGGGAAGATTCAGTTTCACTAGTTAGTAATTGCCTTCAAGCATTAAATATTTCGTTGGATAGTTTAAGTGCTTCTTCAGTTCAACACAAAATTAGTTTTTTGAAAAATCAGATGATTTCTGCAGAAGAATATTCAAAACAAATTGCTTCAAATTTGATTGAGAAAAAAATTGGTGAAGTTTATACGGAATACAATAAAAGATTAAAACAAAATAATTCAATGGATTTTGATGATTTGCTTCTTAAACCGATTGAATTATTCAATGTAAATCAAATAATTTTAGCAAAATACAGAAGTCAATTTAAGTATATACTTGTAGATGAATATCAAGATACTAATAAAGCCCAGTATGAACTGCTTAAACTTTTAACAACCGGAAAAATTAAAATTTGTGTGGTTGGTGATGATGCACAAAGTATTTACGGTTGGCGCGGAGCAGATATCAACAACATGCTTAATTTTGAAAAAGATTTTCCAAAAGCAAAGACTTTTAGACTTGAACAAAATTATAGGTCAACCGGAAAAATTTTGCGTGCTGCAGATTCTATTATAAAAAATAATTTGAATCAGATTAAAAAAACTTTGTGGACAAAAAATAATGACGGTGAAGATTTAACAATAATTAGAAGTACTGACGAAAAAGACGAAGCATTTTTAATTGCTAAACAAATTAAAAAGGAAGTTACTGCAAGAAAAATCTCTCTAAATGATATTGCAATTTTATATAGAATAAATTCTCAATCCAGAGCTTTAGAAGAAGCTTTGCGACGTGAAAAAGTGCCGTATAAAATTATCGGTGGAGTAGAATTTTATAGAAGAAAAGAAGTTAAAGATTTAGTTGGATATTTAAGAATTCTTGCAAATCAAGAAGATGAAGAAAGTTTATTGAGAATAATGAATTTTCCACAGAGAGGAATAGGAAATACTTCGATCAGTAAAATGATTGACTTTGCAAGAAAACTTAATATTTCTCTATTTACAACAATGTCTCGAGTATTTGAAGTAATTGAAGTTAAAGAAAGAATTCAAAAAAATGTTAAACAATTCAAATTGCTTTTGGATAAATATATAAAGCTAAAAAATCAACTTTCACTTTTAGAATTAACTTCTGCATTGGTTGATGAACTTGGGATTTTAAAAGTTTACAAAGAAGAAAATACTCAAGAATCTTTGCAAAGATATGATAATATTCAAGAATTGTTAAGCGGAATTGCAGAATTTTCTAAATCACATCCGGAAGCAACAATTGATGATTTTCTTGCCGAAGTTTCATTAATTACGGGACTTGATCAATATGCAGATGAACATAATTCAATTACATTAATGACGATTCATAGTTCCAAAGGTCTTGAATTTCCGGTTGTCTTTATAACCGGTTGCGAAGAAGATATTTTTCCGTTAAATCCAAAATTTGATAATGATTCTAAGATAGAAGAAGAAAGACGACTTTTTTATGTAGCATTAACGAGAGCGCAAACAAAGGTTTTTATTTCATATGCAAGATCAAGATATAGATTTGGTGAAGTAGCTTATCAAAGTAAATCAAGATTTTTAGATGAACTTGATCCGGATACATTAGATGAAGATAATAAAGGTACAACAAGAAAAGGTGGACGAAGAAGAAAAGCATTTTATGATGAAATGTATCAAGAAGATTTTGATGATTACAACCAAGAAAGAAGATCTTTTAGAGTTGGAAGTAGAATATCTCATGAATTATTTGGAAATGGTAAAGTATTAAAAATTTCCGGTGCGGGAGATATGACGAAAGTTACAATCGCTTTTGAAGAAAAGGGAACGAAAACACTTTTACTCAAATTTGCAAATATTCATTTGGCATCTTAA
- a CDS encoding ATP-dependent 6-phosphofructokinase — translation MSNINKIKGTIGILTGGGDVPGLNPAIRAVTIRALREGYRVVGIRRGWGGMIDIVRDKQYDNSENFIELTENIVNRAGRTGGTFLHSSRTRASHVPKPNVPEHLKDKYTEEINDLTPEVIQNLDFMGLDYLIPIGGDDTLSYGKHLHDQGMKVIAIPKTMDNDVPGTDYCIGFSTCVTRTIELTHALRTSAGSHERFLIIEVFGRYAGFSALLPTMAGAADRCLIPEFKFDIERITELMSQDRIKNPSRYSVCLVSEGAMLSESSEMTFEDHETDMFGHKKLGGIGDLVSKKMKDLSPKYNNGKRVNVINQRLGYMVRSGDPDAIDSIVPMAYGNLALDLVLEGTSGRLVTLKNGRYDNAPIEIVTSFKKVVDVDKYYNVDRLRPHYKSFESKPLFIMASD, via the coding sequence ATGAGTAATATTAACAAAATTAAAGGTACAATAGGAATTCTTACTGGCGGAGGTGATGTTCCGGGATTAAATCCCGCAATCCGTGCTGTAACAATCCGCGCCTTAAGAGAAGGATATCGAGTTGTTGGTATTCGTCGCGGTTGGGGTGGAATGATAGATATTGTACGTGATAAGCAATATGATAACAGTGAAAATTTTATCGAATTAACTGAAAATATTGTAAATCGTGCTGGAAGAACCGGAGGAACATTTTTACATTCCTCACGAACTAGAGCAAGCCATGTTCCAAAACCAAATGTTCCTGAACATTTAAAAGATAAGTACACCGAAGAAATTAATGATTTAACTCCGGAAGTTATCCAAAATTTGGATTTTATGGGTTTAGATTATTTAATTCCTATTGGCGGTGATGATACTTTAAGTTACGGAAAACATTTACATGATCAAGGAATGAAAGTTATTGCAATTCCGAAAACAATGGATAATGATGTTCCCGGAACAGATTATTGTATCGGATTCAGTACATGCGTAACAAGAACAATTGAATTAACTCATGCACTTAGAACAAGCGCTGGTTCACATGAAAGATTTTTAATTATTGAAGTTTTTGGTCGTTATGCCGGATTTTCAGCACTTTTACCAACAATGGCTGGTGCAGCAGATCGTTGCCTAATTCCTGAATTCAAATTTGATATTGAAAGAATTACAGAGTTAATGTCACAAGATAGAATTAAAAATCCAAGCAGATATTCTGTTTGTTTAGTTTCAGAAGGCGCAATGTTGAGTGAAAGCTCTGAAATGACTTTTGAAGATCATGAAACCGATATGTTTGGACACAAAAAATTAGGTGGAATTGGAGATTTAGTTTCCAAGAAAATGAAAGATTTATCACCGAAATATAATAACGGAAAAAGAGTTAATGTAATTAATCAAAGACTTGGTTATATGGTAAGAAGCGGTGATCCAGATGCAATAGATTCAATTGTTCCAATGGCTTATGGAAATTTAGCTTTAGATTTAGTGCTTGAAGGAACTTCCGGTAGATTAGTTACATTAAAGAACGGAAGATATGATAATGCTCCAATTGAAATTGTTACAAGTTTTAAAAAAGTTGTAGATGTGGATAAATATTATAATGTTGATAGATTAAGACCACATTACAAGAGTTTTGAATCAAAACCATTATTTATTATGGCAAGTGACTAA
- the sulP gene encoding sulfate permease, with amino-acid sequence MFKKSIFFPIPKLTSKQLFSELSAGVIVGIVALPLAIAFGIASGVTPEKGLITAIIGGFIVSYFGGSKVQIGGPTGAFIIIVYGIVQQYGVNGLIIATLMAGIILIVMGAAKFGAMIKFIPYPVVVGFTSGIAVVIFSSQIKDFFGLQIDEVPADFFEKWTVYVQNFHSINLETFLISVLSLLIIILWPKVSRKIPGSLLAILISVILVNVFHLNVETIESKFGEIPSVIPQPIFPELSFQIIKDMIMPATTIAILAAIEALLSAVVADGMIGSRHNSNKELIAQGVANIISPIFGGIPVTGAIARTATNIKNGGRTPLSGIIHAITLLLIMIFLGKWAKLIPMATLAAILVVVAYNMSEYKVFYHLLRSPKSDVAVLLTTFFLTVILDLTVAIEVGMVLAGFLFMRRMAEVSNLEIIKSDFTDDENLNDPMAIQNKIVPDGVEIYEINGPFFFGAANKFREVMNEIENPPKIRIIRMRNVPAVDATGLKMLKEIYRDSSHLGIKIILSGVNPQPKNAIKQFGLNEVIGEENIFDNIDDALKRANEILNIK; translated from the coding sequence ATGTTTAAAAAATCAATTTTCTTCCCAATTCCTAAACTTACCTCAAAACAATTATTTTCTGAATTATCTGCTGGAGTAATTGTTGGAATTGTTGCACTTCCTTTAGCAATTGCATTTGGAATTGCTTCTGGTGTAACTCCGGAAAAAGGATTAATTACTGCTATAATTGGCGGATTTATTGTTTCATATTTTGGCGGAAGTAAAGTTCAGATTGGCGGTCCTACCGGAGCATTTATTATTATTGTATACGGAATTGTTCAACAATATGGGGTAAACGGGTTAATTATTGCAACTTTAATGGCTGGAATAATTTTAATTGTAATGGGAGCAGCAAAATTTGGAGCAATGATAAAATTTATACCTTATCCAGTTGTTGTGGGATTTACTTCCGGAATTGCTGTGGTAATTTTCTCAAGTCAAATTAAAGATTTTTTTGGATTACAAATTGACGAAGTTCCCGCAGATTTTTTTGAAAAGTGGACAGTTTACGTTCAAAATTTTCATTCAATAAATTTAGAAACTTTTTTAATTTCGGTACTTTCTTTGTTAATAATAATTTTGTGGCCAAAAGTTTCAAGAAAAATTCCCGGTTCGTTATTAGCAATTTTAATTAGTGTAATTCTTGTAAACGTTTTTCATCTAAATGTTGAAACAATTGAATCCAAATTCGGCGAAATTCCTTCTGTCATTCCACAACCAATTTTCCCGGAATTAAGTTTTCAAATAATTAAAGATATGATTATGCCCGCAACAACAATTGCTATTCTAGCAGCTATTGAAGCTTTGCTTTCTGCAGTTGTTGCTGATGGAATGATCGGAAGTAGACACAATTCCAATAAAGAATTAATTGCTCAAGGCGTTGCAAATATAATTTCTCCAATTTTTGGCGGAATTCCCGTAACAGGAGCAATTGCAAGAACCGCAACAAATATTAAAAATGGCGGAAGAACTCCATTATCGGGAATTATTCATGCAATTACACTTTTACTGATAATGATATTTTTGGGTAAATGGGCAAAATTAATTCCAATGGCAACTTTAGCTGCAATTCTTGTTGTTGTTGCTTATAATATGAGCGAGTACAAGGTTTTTTATCATCTTTTAAGAAGCCCCAAAAGTGATGTTGCAGTTTTATTAACAACATTTTTCCTAACTGTAATTTTGGATTTAACAGTTGCGATTGAAGTCGGAATGGTTTTAGCTGGATTTTTATTTATGCGCAGAATGGCGGAAGTTTCGAATTTAGAAATTATTAAAAGTGATTTTACTGATGATGAAAATCTAAATGATCCAATGGCAATTCAAAATAAAATTGTGCCGGATGGTGTTGAAATTTATGAAATTAACGGACCATTCTTTTTTGGTGCGGCAAATAAATTTCGTGAAGTTATGAATGAAATTGAAAATCCGCCGAAAATCAGAATAATTAGAATGAGAAATGTTCCGGCAGTTGACGCAACCGGATTGAAAATGTTAAAAGAAATTTATCGGGATAGTTCGCATTTAGGAATTAAAATAATCTTATCTGGTGTAAATCCTCAACCCAAAAATGCAATTAAACAGTTTGGATTAAATGAAGTTATCGGTGAAGAAAATATTTTTGATAATATTGATGATGCACTAAAACGTGCAAATGAAATTTTGAATATTAAATGA
- a CDS encoding co-chaperone GroES yields MKIKPMDDRVLVSLVEAETKTASGIIIPDTAKEKPTMGKVEAVGTDEELQKVLKVGDKVLFGKYGGEEISFEGKDYKIIQRSDILAVFEN; encoded by the coding sequence ATGAAAATTAAACCAATGGATGACAGAGTTCTTGTATCATTAGTTGAAGCTGAAACCAAAACCGCTTCTGGAATTATTATTCCAGATACAGCAAAAGAAAAACCAACAATGGGAAAAGTTGAAGCTGTTGGAACCGACGAAGAATTACAGAAAGTATTAAAAGTTGGTGATAAAGTATTATTTGGAAAATACGGCGGTGAAGAAATTTCTTTTGAAGGTAAAGATTACAAAATAATTCAAAGAAGCGATATTTTAGCAGTATTTGAAAACTAA
- a CDS encoding NrdH-redoxin, whose amino-acid sequence MSTSAQPKVIMFTTPTCSFCVSAKRYFREKNIKFTEVDVSKDQKAALDMQRRAGTTGVPVILINNKPIVGFDKPKINNLLNIK is encoded by the coding sequence ATGAGTACATCTGCACAACCAAAAGTTATTATGTTTACAACGCCAACTTGTAGTTTTTGTGTTTCTGCAAAAAGATATTTCAGAGAAAAAAACATAAAATTTACGGAAGTTGATGTTTCAAAGGATCAAAAAGCTGCTTTGGATATGCAAAGACGTGCCGGAACAACTGGAGTTCCAGTAATTTTGATAAATAATAAACCAATTGTGGGTTTTGATAAACCAAAAATTAACAATTTGTTAAACATTAAATAA
- a CDS encoding C40 family peptidase translates to MKNKVAKFIIPVISIILFNFCQETKMEKLEDILSTVKNAYAPDKRTAIFDVNYEAKDGRYVFTGETNNNDAKNELIYQLKINEIDSEVDIKVLPDVNLGYKKFGIVNVSVANLRTNPKHSAELATQSLLGTIIKVLKEEDGWYLVQTPDKYISWVDEDGVILVNESEIDIWKKSENVIVVKNNSTLYENPNLESEIISDLVLGNILKFIETKNEFTKVECPDLRSGFVKSIDIQKFENWKRDTISTSEKIISSAKKFIGIPYLWGGTSSKGLDCSGFTKTIFYMNGVILPRDASQQVNIGKLISSENNFKDLLPGDLLFFGKKQRDSEKEKITHVALYIGEGKYIHASGRVRYNNLFKESSDFNEYRFNTFIRAKRIIGNFDSGENLVKNNEFYK, encoded by the coding sequence ATGAAAAATAAAGTTGCAAAATTTATAATTCCCGTAATTTCAATTATTTTATTCAACTTTTGTCAAGAAACCAAAATGGAAAAATTAGAAGATATTTTAAGTACTGTTAAAAATGCATATGCTCCCGATAAACGAACTGCAATTTTTGATGTTAATTATGAAGCAAAAGACGGCAGATATGTTTTTACCGGAGAAACAAATAATAATGACGCAAAAAATGAATTAATCTATCAACTAAAAATAAATGAAATTGATTCTGAAGTTGACATAAAAGTTTTACCGGATGTTAATCTTGGCTATAAAAAATTTGGAATTGTAAATGTTTCAGTAGCAAATCTTAGAACAAACCCAAAGCATTCTGCAGAATTAGCAACACAAAGTTTACTTGGAACAATTATAAAAGTTTTAAAGGAAGAAGACGGTTGGTATTTAGTTCAAACGCCGGATAAATATATTTCTTGGGTTGATGAAGATGGAGTAATTTTAGTAAATGAAAGTGAAATTGATATTTGGAAAAAATCTGAAAATGTAATTGTTGTAAAAAATAATTCAACATTATATGAAAATCCTAATTTGGAAAGTGAAATAATTTCAGATTTAGTTTTAGGTAATATTCTAAAATTTATTGAAACAAAAAATGAATTTACGAAAGTTGAATGTCCCGATTTAAGAAGCGGATTTGTCAAATCAATCGATATACAAAAGTTTGAAAATTGGAAAAGAGATACAATTTCCACAAGTGAAAAAATAATTTCATCAGCAAAGAAATTTATTGGAATTCCGTATTTGTGGGGCGGAACTTCATCAAAAGGTTTGGATTGCAGCGGATTTACCAAAACTATTTTTTATATGAATGGTGTAATTTTACCACGTGATGCTTCTCAGCAAGTAAATATCGGAAAATTAATTAGTTCGGAAAATAATTTTAAAGATTTGCTACCTGGTGATTTATTATTTTTTGGAAAAAAACAAAGAGATTCTGAAAAAGAAAAAATTACTCACGTTGCATTATATATTGGAGAAGGAAAATATATTCACGCATCTGGAAGAGTTAGATATAACAACCTTTTTAAAGAATCGTCGGATTTTAATGAATATAGATTTAACACTTTTATACGAGCCAAAAGAATTATTGGAAATTTTGATTCTGGCGAAAATTTAGTAAAGAATAATGAATTTTATAAATAA